A genomic window from Solanum dulcamara chromosome 11, daSolDulc1.2, whole genome shotgun sequence includes:
- the LOC129874919 gene encoding uncharacterized protein LOC129874919 isoform X2: MASAGKSLIQTLKRYLKKPWEITGPQSSPEYVSALPKATEYRVFSPATAQAQAIIPSSNPDTVYDIKYFSRDQRRNRPPIRRTVLKKADVEKMMKEKTFDVNDFPKPYLTAKVEEDYNVIGGGYQK, from the coding sequence ATGGCGTCGGCAGGAAAATCACTGATCCAAACTCTAAAACGGTACTTGAAAAAGCCATGGGAGATAACAGGACCACAATCGAGTCCAGAATATGTATCCGCCTTACCAAAAGCTACAGAGTACAGAGTTTTCTCCCCTGCTACAGCACAAGCTCAAGCTATAATCCCTTCGTCAAATCCCGATACCGTATACGATATCAAGTACTTCTCTCGTGATCAGCGGCGTAATCGTCCTCCTATAAGGCGAACTGTTCTTAAAAAAGCTGATGTTGAGAAAATGATGAAGGAGAAGACATTTGATGTTAATGATTTTCCGAAGCCGTACTTGACTGCTAAAGTTGAAGAAGATTATAATGTTATTGGTGGTGGATACCAGAAATGA